One region of Bacteroidota bacterium genomic DNA includes:
- a CDS encoding T9SS type A sorting domain-containing protein, translated as EVVVQISGEENFGKVAYKVFDRLGREILSGAKSSNILQINLSGQKTGTYFLRLEINGKEKSWKIVKE; from the coding sequence GAAGTTGTTGTACAAATTTCCGGTGAGGAAAACTTTGGCAAAGTTGCTTACAAGGTTTTTGATCGCCTAGGCAGAGAAATTCTTTCCGGAGCAAAAAGTTCAAATATTTTACAAATAAACCTAAGTGGGCAAAAAACCGGAACATATTTTCTTCGTTTAGAAATAAATGGCAAAGAAAAATCTTGGAAGATTGTGAAGGAGTAA